One window of Thermodesulfovibrionales bacterium genomic DNA carries:
- a CDS encoding ABC transporter permease, giving the protein MRILSKGIVALLLLVSVASILAPIIAPYDPDEINLDELKIPPDAKHLFGTDNKGRDIFSRVLYGGRISLSVAVAAAFLSMVIGLLIGLVSGYLGGRTDTAIMIVVDFILAFPSLLLAIGVSVILPPGIYTVMIAIASVGWASFARLVRGHVLSLRSAPFIEAATAIGCSSRRVLFVHLLPQCIPLVIVMTGLKLGGYILAEASLSFLGLGAQPPAPSWGSMVSANRAFIVSAPWMVIFPGLAITVTSLSFNMLGDIWRDRYGLKIQG; this is encoded by the coding sequence ATGCGGATATTGAGTAAGGGTATCGTCGCCCTGCTGCTTCTCGTATCGGTCGCCTCAATCCTTGCTCCCATCATAGCGCCGTACGACCCTGATGAGATAAATCTCGATGAGCTGAAAATACCTCCGGACGCAAAACATCTCTTCGGCACCGACAATAAGGGCAGGGATATCTTCTCGCGGGTCCTCTACGGCGGAAGAATTTCCCTTTCCGTCGCTGTTGCGGCGGCTTTTCTCTCCATGGTCATCGGCCTTTTGATCGGCCTCGTATCGGGTTATCTCGGGGGGAGGACCGATACGGCGATCATGATCGTCGTTGACTTCATCCTCGCCTTTCCGTCGCTCCTCCTCGCAATAGGCGTGTCGGTGATCCTCCCGCCCGGTATCTATACCGTCATGATAGCGATTGCGTCCGTGGGCTGGGCATCCTTTGCGCGGCTTGTGAGAGGACATGTCTTGTCCTTACGGAGCGCGCCCTTCATCGAAGCGGCGACGGCGATAGGCTGCAGCTCGAGAAGGGTTCTCTTTGTGCACCTGCTTCCCCAATGCATTCCCCTCGTCATTGTTATGACCGGATTAAAGCTGGGAGGGTACATCCTTGCCGAGGCTTCCCTCAGTTTTCTCGGACTCGGTGCTCAACCCCCGGCGCCGAGCTGGGGCTCCATGGTGAGCGCAAACCGGGCCTTCATCGTTTCTGCGCCGTGGATGGTCATCTTCCCCGGACTTGCCATAACCGTGACATCGCT